The Desulfohalovibrio reitneri genome contains a region encoding:
- a CDS encoding protein kinase domain-containing protein, translating to MNIGKYRVAGLLGAGGMGRVYKAVLPVAGRVVALKRLMPDETLEMLWGEDAVERLFLDEARVLGRLRHPRIASVLDCDRDEAGRPFYTMEYFCANLGSMLAESYQAEEPSRVLPPPWAARLGREVLDGVGRLHQDGVLHRDLKPFNVMLDDEGRARLIDFGLHRVRGERWESPRGVAIGTPFYTAPEQEADPDAAGPEADLYSVGVMLWRMLTGALPDENPAARTPPSAANPGLFEAFDAVLTRAVAPDPGRRYADAGAMAGELYEALTAWEQARAGHCELPPEPGGAEGPARPAPRSRPSKISKDEARVVLGLDALRHPWPPPAPDPLDNGDGTVTDRATGLTWERGVSPHTLQWDEAADWAGELNRQGLGGHGDWRVPTASELAGLLLPAAGVETLCLDPVFAPARGGLWSADRATFTKAWFADPALGCIDRADMDCLRSVRCVRGGEP from the coding sequence ATGAACATCGGCAAGTACCGGGTTGCCGGGCTGCTGGGCGCGGGCGGCATGGGCCGGGTGTACAAGGCCGTGCTGCCCGTGGCCGGGCGCGTGGTGGCCCTGAAGCGGCTGATGCCGGACGAGACCCTGGAGATGCTGTGGGGGGAGGACGCTGTGGAGCGCCTCTTCCTGGACGAGGCGCGGGTGCTGGGGCGGCTGCGCCACCCCCGCATCGCCTCGGTGCTGGACTGCGACCGCGACGAGGCGGGGCGGCCCTTCTACACCATGGAGTATTTCTGCGCCAACCTCGGCTCCATGCTGGCCGAGTCCTATCAGGCGGAGGAGCCCAGCCGGGTGCTGCCTCCGCCCTGGGCTGCCCGGCTGGGGCGGGAGGTGTTGGACGGCGTGGGCAGACTGCACCAGGACGGCGTACTGCACCGCGACCTCAAGCCCTTCAACGTCATGCTGGACGACGAGGGCCGGGCCAGACTCATCGACTTCGGCCTGCACCGGGTGCGGGGCGAGCGGTGGGAGTCGCCGCGCGGGGTAGCCATCGGCACGCCGTTCTACACCGCCCCGGAGCAGGAGGCGGACCCGGACGCGGCCGGGCCGGAGGCGGACCTCTACTCCGTGGGGGTCATGCTCTGGCGCATGCTCACCGGCGCGCTGCCGGACGAGAACCCGGCCGCGCGCACCCCGCCCTCGGCCGCCAACCCCGGTTTGTTCGAGGCCTTCGACGCGGTGCTGACGCGGGCCGTGGCCCCCGACCCCGGCCGGCGGTACGCGGATGCCGGGGCCATGGCGGGGGAGCTGTACGAGGCCCTGACCGCCTGGGAGCAAGCCCGGGCCGGGCACTGCGAATTGCCCCCGGAGCCGGGCGGCGCGGAGGGCCCAGCCAGGCCCGCCCCCCGCTCGCGACCCTCCAAGATTTCCAAGGACGAGGCGCGGGTCGTGCTGGGGCTGGACGCCCTGCGCCACCCCTGGCCCCCGCCCGCGCCGGACCCGCTGGACAACGGCGACGGTACCGTCACCGACCGGGCCACCGGCCTGACCTGGGAGCGAGGCGTCAGTCCACACACTTTACAATGGGACGAGGCGGCCGACTGGGCCGGCGAGCTGAACCGGCAGGGCCTGGGCGGGCACGGCGACTGGCGGGTGCCCACGGCCTCGGAGCTGGCCGGGCTGCTGCTCCCGGCCGCCGGGGTGGAAACCCTCTGCCTGGACCCGGTATTCGCGCCCGCCCGGGGCGGGCTGTGGAGCGCGGACCGGGCCACCTTCACCAAGGCCTGGTTCGCCGACCCCGCCCTGGGTTGCATCGACCGGGCGGACATGGACTGTTTGCGTTCCGTGCGCTGCGTGCGGGGAGGCGAACCATGA
- a CDS encoding FAD-binding protein yields the protein MQNPPSPARALDADILVLGSGLAGLRAAWAALEENPGAGVVVASAARGPSGSSFANLHDRLGIQVCGDDAERAALVEDVLAAAGPGEIDPVLVEVLAAESLDRFRDLEDLGAEFLRDGDGRRSAFSACFSPRSRRAAIFTDLGATYRRFAERVEALGGRFLPGLTVRRLLAGDGRCRGALLESEADGGRVELRAEATIMALGGPAPLFAYTQAGPRNPGFSYGLLDEAGVELINAGYLQYMWASLPDRTFWNIAELARPGAGVLDASGNLVVPPPEIAKLAGARRGHCPYGFGLEDAALDHFLADYLDWDGAATVLSPSRGRLRVAPMAHAGNGGARVDAWGRTSLPGLYACGECASGMHGANRVGGAMVLATQVFGRRAGLHAAKSLKKIGRGTDTLFTGLANPLPPPRGRNPHRERLAWSLQRNALRPCPEVRRLLGQTREERKHAGDWRDRLALRTGVTLLNHFAANC from the coding sequence ATGCAGAACCCGCCATCCCCCGCACGCGCCCTGGACGCCGACATCCTGGTCCTCGGTTCCGGCCTGGCCGGCCTGCGCGCCGCGTGGGCCGCCCTGGAGGAGAACCCCGGAGCCGGAGTGGTGGTGGCCAGCGCGGCCAGGGGGCCGTCCGGCTCCTCCTTCGCCAACCTCCACGACCGCCTGGGCATCCAGGTCTGCGGCGACGACGCCGAGCGCGCCGCCCTGGTGGAGGACGTGCTGGCGGCAGCCGGTCCCGGTGAGATCGACCCCGTCCTGGTGGAGGTTCTGGCCGCCGAAAGCCTGGACCGCTTCCGCGACCTGGAGGACCTGGGCGCGGAGTTCCTGCGCGACGGGGACGGCCGCCGCAGCGCCTTTTCCGCCTGTTTCAGCCCCCGCAGCCGCAGGGCGGCCATATTTACCGACCTGGGCGCGACCTACCGCCGTTTCGCCGAACGGGTGGAGGCCCTGGGCGGGCGATTTCTGCCGGGCCTGACCGTGCGCCGCCTGCTGGCCGGGGACGGCCGCTGCCGGGGCGCCCTGCTGGAGAGCGAAGCGGACGGCGGACGGGTGGAACTGCGCGCCGAGGCCACCATCATGGCCCTGGGCGGCCCCGCCCCCCTCTTCGCCTACACCCAGGCCGGGCCGCGCAACCCCGGCTTTTCCTACGGCCTGCTGGACGAGGCCGGGGTGGAGCTGATCAACGCGGGCTACCTGCAATACATGTGGGCCAGCCTGCCGGACCGCACCTTCTGGAACATCGCCGAGCTGGCCCGCCCCGGGGCCGGGGTGCTGGACGCTTCCGGCAACCTCGTGGTCCCGCCGCCGGAGATCGCCAAGTTGGCCGGCGCGCGGCGCGGCCACTGCCCCTACGGCTTCGGCCTGGAGGACGCCGCCCTGGACCATTTCCTGGCCGACTACCTGGACTGGGACGGCGCGGCCACCGTGCTCTCCCCCAGCCGGGGCAGGCTGCGCGTTGCCCCCATGGCCCATGCGGGCAACGGCGGGGCGCGGGTGGACGCCTGGGGCCGCACTTCCCTGCCCGGCCTGTACGCCTGCGGCGAGTGCGCCTCGGGCATGCACGGGGCCAACCGCGTGGGCGGGGCCATGGTCCTGGCAACACAGGTCTTTGGCCGCCGCGCCGGGCTGCACGCCGCCAAATCCCTTAAGAAGATCGGCCGGGGAACCGATACATTGTTTACCGGGTTAGCGAATCCCCTTCCGCCGCCTCGCGGCAGGAACCCGCACCGGGAGCGGCTGGCCTGGTCGCTGCAGCGCAACGCCCTGCGGCCCTGCCCCGAAGTGCGGCGACTTCTGGGTCAGACCAGGGAGGAGCGCAAGCATGCCGGGGACTGGCGGGACCGCCTTGCCCTGCGGACGGGTGTCACGTTATTGAACCATTTCGCCGCCAACTGCTAA
- a CDS encoding YkgJ family cysteine cluster protein, which produces MSECQRCGECCKQGGPALHREDLDLVESGPVGLAHLLTLRAGEPAFDQVAGAVAPLAGEIVKLAPAPGGAWTCRFYVGEAGCSIYRNRPLECRLLDCRDPSALAAAYDRDRLVRADLLEPDSALAELVRAHQETCPVERALELGRRARTGESAARRELEAMCGADQAFRQGLTARAPEAEAWLGFLFGRELERVVRRAMNASF; this is translated from the coding sequence ATGAGCGAATGCCAACGCTGCGGCGAGTGCTGCAAGCAGGGCGGACCTGCCCTGCACCGCGAGGATTTGGATCTGGTGGAGAGCGGCCCGGTGGGGCTGGCCCATCTGCTGACGCTGCGGGCCGGGGAACCAGCCTTCGACCAGGTGGCCGGGGCGGTGGCCCCGCTGGCCGGGGAGATCGTCAAGCTGGCCCCGGCCCCGGGCGGGGCCTGGACCTGCCGCTTCTACGTCGGGGAGGCGGGCTGCTCCATCTACCGCAACCGGCCCCTGGAGTGCCGCCTGCTGGACTGCCGCGACCCTTCCGCCCTGGCGGCCGCCTACGACCGGGACAGGCTGGTCCGCGCCGACCTGCTGGAGCCGGACAGCGCCTTGGCCGAGCTGGTCCGGGCCCACCAGGAAACCTGCCCGGTGGAGCGAGCCCTGGAGCTTGGCCGGCGGGCCAGGACGGGCGAGTCCGCCGCCCGGCGCGAGCTGGAGGCCATGTGCGGCGCGGACCAGGCCTTCCGCCAGGGGCTCACTGCCAGGGCCCCTGAGGCCGAGGCCTGGCTGGGCTTCCTCTTCGGCCGCGAGCTGGAGCGTGTGGTGCGGCGGGCCATGAATGCCTCGTTCTGA
- the ilvD gene encoding dihydroxy-acid dehydratase: protein MRSKNMTGGPGRAPHRSLLHALGLTRSEMERPLVGIANAANEVVPGHRDLDRLAEAAKAGVRAAGGTPLEFPAIAVCDGLAMNHEGMRFSLPSRENIADSVEIMATAHPFDALVLIPNCDKSVPGMLMAMLRLNIPAILVSGGPMLAGKGGTDLVSVFEAVGKVRRGEMSQEELAELEQTACPGCGSCSGMFTANSMNCLSETIGLALPGNGTIPAPTAERVRLAHTAGERVMDLLAKGIAPRDIVTPKAVANAVTMDMALGCSTNTVLHLPAIFREAGLDLSLDIFDEISRATPNLCRLSPAGPHHLEDLHRAGGIPAVMDELRRDGRIEGECLTATGRTVAENLDALQPAILDPEVIRTVAEPYAPQGGIAVLRGNLAPDGCVVKQSAVGEEMLVSQGEARVFDGEEEANQAILAGEIQPGQVVVIRYEGPKGGPGMREMLSPTANIAGMGLGSQVSLITDGRFSGGTRGAAIGHVSPEAAAGGPIGLIKDGDTIQVNIPERRLELLVDEDELARRKAEWTPREPKTGSRQLKRYAAQVSSAAQGAVLSD, encoded by the coding sequence ATGCGAAGCAAAAACATGACGGGCGGCCCCGGACGGGCCCCCCACCGGTCCCTGCTCCACGCCCTGGGGCTGACCCGCTCGGAGATGGAGCGCCCATTGGTGGGCATAGCCAACGCCGCCAACGAGGTGGTGCCCGGCCACCGCGACCTGGACCGGCTGGCCGAGGCGGCCAAGGCCGGAGTCCGCGCCGCGGGCGGCACTCCCCTGGAATTTCCGGCCATCGCCGTGTGCGACGGGCTGGCCATGAACCACGAGGGCATGCGTTTCTCCCTGCCCTCGCGGGAGAACATCGCCGACTCCGTGGAGATCATGGCCACGGCCCATCCCTTCGACGCCCTGGTCCTCATCCCCAACTGCGACAAAAGCGTGCCCGGCATGCTCATGGCCATGCTGCGGCTGAACATCCCGGCCATCCTCGTCTCCGGCGGCCCCATGCTGGCGGGCAAAGGGGGCACCGACCTGGTCAGCGTGTTCGAGGCCGTGGGCAAGGTGCGGCGCGGCGAGATGAGCCAGGAGGAACTGGCCGAACTGGAGCAGACCGCCTGCCCCGGCTGCGGCTCCTGCTCCGGCATGTTCACGGCCAACTCCATGAACTGCCTTTCCGAGACCATCGGCCTGGCCCTGCCGGGCAACGGCACCATCCCCGCGCCCACGGCCGAGCGGGTGCGCCTGGCCCACACCGCGGGCGAGCGGGTCATGGACCTTTTGGCCAAAGGCATCGCCCCGCGCGACATAGTCACCCCCAAGGCGGTGGCCAACGCCGTGACCATGGACATGGCCCTGGGCTGCTCCACCAACACGGTGCTGCACCTGCCCGCCATTTTCCGCGAGGCCGGGCTGGACCTGTCCCTGGACATCTTCGACGAAATCTCCCGGGCCACGCCCAACCTCTGCCGCCTCTCCCCGGCCGGGCCGCACCACCTTGAGGACCTGCACCGGGCCGGGGGCATCCCCGCGGTCATGGACGAGTTGCGCCGCGACGGCCGCATCGAGGGCGAATGCCTCACGGCCACCGGCCGCACCGTGGCCGAGAACCTGGACGCCCTGCAGCCCGCCATCCTCGACCCTGAGGTCATCCGCACCGTGGCCGAGCCGTACGCCCCGCAGGGCGGCATCGCCGTGCTGCGCGGCAACCTCGCCCCGGATGGGTGCGTGGTCAAGCAGTCGGCCGTGGGCGAGGAAATGCTGGTCAGCCAGGGCGAGGCGCGGGTCTTCGACGGCGAGGAGGAGGCCAACCAGGCCATCCTGGCCGGGGAGATCCAGCCCGGACAGGTGGTGGTCATCCGCTACGAAGGCCCCAAGGGCGGCCCAGGCATGCGCGAGATGCTCTCGCCCACGGCCAACATCGCGGGCATGGGCCTGGGCTCGCAGGTCTCCCTCATCACCGACGGCCGTTTCTCCGGCGGCACCCGCGGGGCGGCCATCGGCCACGTCTCGCCCGAGGCCGCGGCCGGGGGGCCCATCGGCCTCATCAAGGACGGCGACACCATCCAGGTGAACATCCCCGAGCGGCGGCTGGAGCTTTTGGTGGACGAGGACGAGCTGGCCCGCCGCAAGGCGGAGTGGACGCCGCGCGAGCCAAAGACCGGATCCAGGCAGCTCAAGCGCTACGCCGCCCAGGTGTCCTCGGCGGCGCAGGGCGCTGTGCTCTCGGACTGA
- a CDS encoding metallophosphoesterase family protein, which yields MLAVLSDIHGNFQALEAVWEDLQARGADEVLTLGDNVGYGPQPDEVVAFLRERGVSSCLGNHEQGLADPAEASVRFNPHALEALEVTRSLLSPDSLAWSVDLPRAIVRHGVRFVHGAPPDSVNAYLFQELHKGKLAGRMRRMEENLCFAGHTHELRRYSLEGDEVVKTRLEPGWLRIDPGVKTILNVGAVGQPRDGDPRAKYVLWDRGERAEVRRVPYDVELTARLIPEAGLPERYARRLWG from the coding sequence ATGCTGGCGGTGCTGTCCGACATCCACGGCAACTTCCAGGCCCTGGAGGCGGTCTGGGAGGACCTTCAGGCCCGGGGAGCGGACGAGGTGCTGACCCTGGGCGACAACGTGGGCTACGGCCCCCAGCCGGACGAGGTGGTGGCCTTTCTGCGCGAGCGGGGGGTCTCCTCCTGTCTGGGCAACCACGAGCAGGGACTGGCCGACCCGGCGGAGGCGTCAGTCCGTTTCAACCCCCACGCCCTGGAGGCGCTGGAGGTAACCCGGAGCCTGCTCTCCCCGGATTCCCTGGCCTGGTCCGTGGACCTGCCCCGGGCCATCGTCCGCCACGGCGTGCGCTTCGTGCACGGAGCGCCGCCGGATTCGGTCAACGCCTACCTCTTTCAGGAACTGCACAAGGGCAAGCTGGCCGGGCGCATGCGGCGCATGGAGGAGAACCTCTGCTTCGCCGGGCACACCCACGAGCTGCGCCGCTACTCGCTGGAGGGGGACGAGGTGGTCAAGACGCGACTGGAGCCGGGCTGGTTGCGCATCGACCCCGGGGTGAAGACCATTCTCAACGTGGGCGCGGTGGGCCAGCCGCGCGACGGCGACCCCCGGGCCAAGTACGTGCTCTGGGACCGGGGGGAGCGTGCCGAGGTGCGCCGAGTGCCCTACGACGTGGAACTGACGGCGCGGCTCATTCCCGAGGCGGGGTTGCCCGAGCGGTACGCCAGGAGGCTGTGGGGATGA
- a CDS encoding trypsin-like peptidase domain-containing protein, whose protein sequence is MLSRRIFLTVFLVLLLAPGQAARAQDDPRMTPTVRAVRQVAPSVVNITSARMEKRAPNPFADMFQGFPPMFRDFLNQGRERSVEVTSLGSGVVIDGGKRLVVTNSHVIAGASEVRVNLLDGREFQAELVGADPDFDLAVLRLSGEGDLPQAEMGDSSDLYIGEEVIAIGNPFGYSHTVTTGVLSATGRSVRTKRGAFTDFLQTDAAINPGNSGGPLVNIKGQVIGLNTAIAAQAEGIGFAIPVNKAKRAVEELIETGRVALVWLGLAGQDVDERIAGYFDLRRPAGLLVSDLLPGTPAEGSGLQPGDVVVEVNGVRVEDKVHYVQLLRNFTRGQSVKLLVDGQGGRRTVELTAAPFTWEQAVKILRGRWGLKLADEAESRGFRINGVVQGGPAARIGLRTGDHIFNIGGLVLKDPRHVVRAVNRYRLHNTVLLKVERDGRGYHVKLPVGG, encoded by the coding sequence ATGCTTTCAAGACGCATTTTCCTCACCGTGTTCCTCGTGCTGCTGCTGGCCCCGGGGCAAGCGGCCCGGGCCCAGGACGATCCCCGCATGACCCCCACCGTGCGCGCCGTGCGCCAGGTGGCCCCGTCCGTGGTCAACATCACCTCGGCGCGGATGGAGAAGCGGGCCCCCAACCCCTTCGCCGACATGTTCCAGGGATTCCCGCCCATGTTCCGCGACTTCCTCAACCAGGGGCGCGAGCGCAGCGTGGAGGTCACCTCCCTGGGCTCCGGGGTGGTCATCGACGGCGGCAAGCGGCTGGTTGTCACCAACTCCCACGTCATCGCCGGGGCCTCGGAGGTGCGGGTCAACCTGCTGGACGGCCGGGAATTCCAGGCCGAGCTGGTGGGCGCGGACCCGGACTTCGATCTGGCCGTGCTGCGCCTGTCCGGCGAAGGCGACCTGCCCCAGGCGGAGATGGGCGACTCCTCGGACCTCTACATCGGCGAGGAGGTCATCGCCATCGGCAACCCCTTCGGCTACTCCCACACCGTGACCACCGGCGTGCTCTCGGCCACCGGCCGCAGCGTGCGCACCAAGCGCGGCGCCTTCACCGACTTTCTGCAGACCGACGCGGCCATCAACCCCGGCAACTCCGGCGGCCCCCTGGTGAACATCAAGGGGCAGGTCATCGGCCTGAACACGGCCATCGCCGCCCAGGCCGAGGGCATCGGCTTCGCCATCCCCGTCAACAAGGCCAAGCGGGCGGTGGAGGAGCTCATCGAGACCGGCCGGGTGGCCCTGGTCTGGCTGGGGCTGGCCGGGCAGGACGTGGACGAGCGCATCGCCGGGTATTTCGACCTGCGCCGCCCCGCCGGGCTGTTGGTCAGCGATCTGCTGCCCGGCACCCCGGCCGAGGGCTCCGGCCTGCAGCCGGGCGATGTGGTGGTGGAGGTCAACGGCGTGCGGGTGGAGGACAAGGTTCATTACGTGCAGCTGTTGCGCAACTTCACACGGGGCCAAAGCGTCAAGCTGCTGGTGGACGGCCAGGGCGGCAGGCGCACCGTGGAGCTGACCGCCGCGCCCTTCACCTGGGAGCAGGCGGTGAAGATCCTGCGCGGCCGCTGGGGGCTGAAACTGGCGGACGAAGCCGAGTCGCGCGGCTTCCGCATCAACGGCGTGGTGCAGGGCGGCCCGGCCGCCCGCATCGGCTTGCGCACCGGGGACCACATCTTCAACATCGGCGGGCTTGTCCTCAAGGACCCCCGCCATGTGGTCCGGGCGGTGAACCGCTACCGGCTGCACAACACCGTGCTCCTCAAGGTGGAGCGGGACGGCCGGGGCTACCACGTGAAGCTGCCCGTGGGGGGCTGA
- a CDS encoding FAD-dependent oxidoreductase, with the protein MAKRIVIIGGVALGPKAACRARRLDPEAEIVLVDKADIISYGGCGIPYYVSGDVSDSKELRSTVYHVERDPAFFKKFKGFEARINTECLAIDRKAKTVRLRDNASGREEDLSYDTLVLATGATPFVPPVPGTDLPGVRTIADLHDADAVLSQVRSGKVNRAVVVGAGAIGLEMAESLADLWGVETTVVEMAPQVLPQALGRDMAMLCQRELERNEVTVLTSETVTEVLGDENGVTGIKTKGAGDLPCDLVIFASGVRPNAALAREAGLATGPFGGILVDRRMRTSDPGIYAGGDCVEVPNQISGHTMHLPLGSLANRQGRVVGTNIVGGRAEFPGAVGTFIIKLFERAAGKAGLTIDQARQADFDPVHALVTMADRAHFYPTQTWMYLKLVADRATGRVLGVECFGENGDAVKARVDAVAALLPHKPGVEDISNLEVGYAPPYASAMDIVNACANALENVLAGRNTPMDAEEFLEKFHKGEIQALDVRPEGPPSRACSEAFGSCWTAIPQEDLAGRLDEVPEGEDKPLAIICNSGLRSYESQCYLTSEGRNAPHVQGGWLMLSCFEPGFLESGKKSG; encoded by the coding sequence ATGGCTAAACGCATCGTCATCATCGGCGGCGTGGCCCTGGGCCCCAAGGCCGCCTGCCGCGCCCGCCGGCTCGACCCGGAGGCCGAGATCGTCCTGGTGGATAAGGCCGACATCATCTCATACGGTGGTTGCGGCATTCCGTATTACGTAAGCGGCGACGTATCCGACTCCAAGGAGTTGCGATCGACCGTGTACCATGTGGAGCGCGATCCTGCGTTCTTCAAGAAGTTCAAGGGATTCGAAGCCCGCATCAACACCGAGTGCCTGGCCATCGACCGCAAGGCCAAGACGGTCCGCCTGCGCGACAACGCCAGCGGCCGGGAAGAGGACCTGTCCTACGACACCCTGGTCCTGGCCACCGGGGCCACCCCCTTCGTCCCGCCCGTGCCGGGCACGGACCTGCCCGGCGTGCGCACCATCGCCGACCTGCACGACGCCGACGCCGTGCTCTCCCAGGTGCGGTCCGGCAAGGTGAACCGGGCCGTGGTCGTGGGCGCCGGGGCCATCGGCCTGGAGATGGCCGAGTCCCTGGCCGATCTGTGGGGCGTGGAGACCACCGTGGTGGAGATGGCCCCGCAGGTGCTGCCCCAGGCCCTGGGCCGCGACATGGCCATGCTCTGCCAGCGGGAGCTGGAGCGCAACGAGGTCACGGTGCTCACCTCCGAGACGGTCACCGAGGTGCTGGGCGACGAGAACGGCGTCACCGGCATCAAGACCAAGGGCGCGGGGGACCTGCCGTGCGACCTGGTGATCTTCGCCTCCGGGGTCCGGCCCAACGCCGCCCTGGCGCGGGAGGCGGGGCTGGCCACCGGGCCCTTCGGCGGCATTCTGGTGGACCGCCGCATGCGCACCTCCGACCCCGGCATCTACGCGGGCGGCGACTGCGTGGAAGTGCCCAACCAAATCTCCGGGCACACCATGCACCTGCCCCTGGGCTCCCTGGCCAACCGCCAGGGCCGGGTCGTGGGCACCAACATCGTCGGCGGCCGGGCGGAGTTCCCCGGCGCGGTGGGCACCTTCATCATCAAGCTCTTCGAGCGGGCCGCGGGCAAGGCCGGGCTGACCATCGACCAGGCTCGGCAGGCGGACTTCGACCCGGTCCACGCCCTGGTGACCATGGCCGACCGGGCCCACTTCTATCCCACCCAGACCTGGATGTACCTCAAGCTCGTGGCGGACCGGGCCACGGGCCGGGTGCTGGGCGTGGAGTGCTTCGGCGAGAACGGCGACGCGGTCAAGGCGCGGGTTGACGCGGTGGCCGCCCTGTTGCCGCACAAGCCGGGCGTGGAGGACATCTCCAATCTGGAAGTCGGCTACGCCCCGCCCTACGCCTCGGCCATGGACATCGTGAACGCCTGCGCCAACGCCCTGGAGAACGTGCTGGCCGGGCGCAACACGCCCATGGACGCCGAGGAGTTCCTGGAGAAGTTCCACAAGGGCGAGATCCAGGCCCTGGACGTGCGGCCGGAAGGCCCCCCCAGCCGCGCCTGCAGCGAGGCCTTCGGCTCCTGCTGGACGGCCATCCCCCAGGAGGACCTGGCCGGGCGGCTGGACGAGGTGCCCGAAGGGGAGGACAAGCCCCTGGCCATCATCTGCAACTCCGGCCTGCGCTCCTACGAGTCGCAGTGCTACCTGACCTCCGAGGGCAGGAATGCCCCCCATGTGCAGGGCGGCTGGCTCATGCTCAGCTGTTTCGAGCCCGGCTTTCTGGAGTCCGGGAAGAAAAGCGGATAG
- a CDS encoding nucleoside-diphosphate sugar epimerase/dehydratase, producing the protein MNGQVLSQQNQFFKPGKQTRILSLLEGVSAGSRVSQCHLGRLTEMSGAMVNKYLKSLRSEGTVRLTPVTRKSFEYNLTEAGEAKRRELLGEYCAEIVRIYSSLKASIRGKLDHLRGQGVERLALFGASDTCEVVLSALNGSSFRVLAVTDNDPAKHGSLFHGHVVSHPQVLETISAQAVVITSFGRQDEIHRQLQPLAERRNLEIVRL; encoded by the coding sequence GTGAACGGTCAGGTGCTCTCCCAGCAAAACCAGTTCTTCAAGCCCGGCAAGCAGACGCGCATCCTCTCCCTGCTGGAGGGGGTCTCCGCGGGCAGCCGGGTGAGCCAGTGCCACCTGGGGCGGCTGACCGAAATGAGCGGCGCCATGGTCAACAAGTACCTCAAGTCGCTGCGCAGCGAGGGCACCGTGCGCCTGACCCCCGTGACGCGCAAAAGCTTCGAGTACAACCTGACCGAGGCGGGCGAAGCCAAACGCCGGGAACTGCTGGGCGAATACTGCGCCGAGATCGTCCGCATCTACTCCTCGCTCAAGGCCTCCATCCGGGGCAAGCTGGACCACCTGCGCGGACAGGGCGTGGAGCGGCTGGCCCTGTTCGGGGCCTCGGACACCTGCGAGGTGGTTCTCTCCGCGCTGAATGGCTCCTCCTTCCGGGTGCTGGCCGTCACGGACAACGACCCGGCCAAGCACGGCTCCCTGTTCCACGGCCACGTGGTCTCCCATCCGCAGGTTCTGGAGACCATCAGCGCCCAGGCAGTCGTCATCACCTCCTTCGGCAGGCAGGACGAAATCCACCGTCAGCTCCAGCCCCTGGCCGAGCGGCGAAACCTCGAAATCGTAAGGTTGTGA
- a CDS encoding class I SAM-dependent methyltransferase, with amino-acid sequence MGTEEAIVSRYQDWYETPQGLFAYGRERALLGHMLSAWRRRGRRLLEIGCGPGVFLHFLWESGFDVTGLDASAVMLAAARERLGNRADLHLGRAEELPYEDDEFDYAVLLTMLEFSDDPRTVLAEAVRVASRGVMVAVLNRFSLYYLSRGIPWPGCSRSTLRRANWQDWMRVKRWLRRAGASGRCTARSVLPGPYSTWGRGRIWNLVNTPFYPPWMGAWCCLRLDMDPQRTGTTLPSFASEAKPTTG; translated from the coding sequence ATGGGCACGGAAGAGGCCATCGTCAGCCGCTACCAGGACTGGTACGAGACCCCCCAAGGCCTCTTCGCCTACGGGCGGGAGCGGGCCCTGCTGGGGCACATGCTCTCGGCCTGGCGGCGGCGCGGCCGCAGGCTGCTGGAGATAGGCTGCGGCCCCGGCGTCTTCCTGCACTTCCTCTGGGAGTCGGGCTTCGACGTCACCGGCCTGGACGCCTCCGCGGTGATGCTGGCCGCCGCCCGCGAACGGCTGGGCAACCGGGCGGACCTGCACCTGGGCCGGGCCGAGGAGCTGCCCTACGAGGACGACGAGTTCGACTACGCCGTGCTCCTGACCATGCTGGAGTTCTCCGACGACCCCCGGACCGTGCTGGCCGAGGCCGTACGGGTGGCCTCGCGGGGGGTCATGGTGGCCGTGCTCAACCGCTTCTCCCTGTACTATCTCAGCCGGGGCATCCCCTGGCCGGGCTGTTCCCGCTCCACCCTGCGCCGGGCCAACTGGCAGGACTGGATGCGGGTCAAGCGGTGGCTGCGGCGCGCCGGGGCCTCCGGCCGCTGCACCGCCCGCTCCGTGCTGCCGGGGCCCTACTCCACCTGGGGGCGCGGCAGAATCTGGAACCTGGTTAACACGCCTTTCTACCCCCCGTGGATGGGGGCTTGGTGCTGCCTGCGCCTGGACATGGACCCCCAGCGCACCGGCACCACCTTGCCCTCCTTCGCCTCGGAGGCCAAGCCGACCACCGGCTGA